Proteins encoded together in one Pseudomonas sp. TCU-HL1 window:
- the bamE gene encoding outer membrane protein assembly factor BamE encodes MQNTKLLLTSLSFAGLLALAGCSFPGVYKIDIQQGNVVTQDMIDQLKPGMTRRQVRFIMGNPLITDTFHANRWDYLYSIQPGGGQRLQERVSLMFDGNDQLIGLAGDFMPGVSRDEAILGSESTTTQAKPEQPAEQPKAEEPAAPGSLLEKIQKEVDSAEPVPVPIPEPLETSPQ; translated from the coding sequence ATGCAAAACACCAAGCTCCTGCTGACCAGCCTCTCATTCGCAGGCTTGCTCGCACTCGCCGGTTGCTCGTTTCCCGGGGTCTACAAAATCGACATCCAGCAGGGCAACGTCGTTACGCAGGACATGATAGACCAGTTGAAGCCCGGAATGACCCGGCGTCAAGTGCGGTTTATCATGGGCAATCCCCTGATCACCGACACCTTCCACGCCAATCGCTGGGATTATCTCTACAGCATCCAGCCGGGCGGCGGTCAGCGCCTGCAGGAACGCGTCAGCCTGATGTTCGACGGCAACGACCAACTCATCGGCCTGGCCGGCGACTTCATGCCCGGCGTGAGCCGTGACGAAGCGATCCTCGGCAGCGAAAGCACCACCACCCAGGCCAAGCCGGAACAACCGGCCGAGCAGCCCAAGGCCGAAGAGCCGGCCGCACCGGGCTCGCTGCTGGAGAAGATCCAGAAGGAAGTGGACAGCGCAGAACCTGTACCCGTCCCGATTCCGGAACCGCTGGAAACTTCGCCGCAATAA
- a CDS encoding RnfH family protein, producing the protein MVEGVIWVEVVYALAGRQELMRLALPRGINAREAVLRSGLDAKFPDVDLAGCPLGIFGKALPRPEERLLEEGDRLEIYRPLIADPKEVRKQRAAKAAQVRAGERDA; encoded by the coding sequence ATGGTTGAGGGCGTGATCTGGGTCGAGGTGGTCTACGCGCTGGCCGGACGTCAGGAGTTGATGCGCCTGGCGTTGCCCAGGGGGATCAATGCTCGCGAAGCGGTCCTGCGCTCGGGTCTGGATGCGAAGTTTCCGGATGTGGATCTGGCCGGCTGCCCGCTCGGGATTTTCGGCAAGGCGCTGCCCAGGCCGGAAGAGCGGTTGTTGGAGGAGGGGGATCGGCTCGAAATCTACCGGCCGCTGATTGCCGATCCCAAGGAAGTGCGCAAGCAGCGCGCGGCCAAGGCGGCCCAGGTTCGTGCTGGCGAGCGGGACGCCTGA
- a CDS encoding type II toxin-antitoxin system RatA family toxin produces MTTHIQRSALLPYPAQALYNLVNDVVRYPEFLPWCSAASVMEESESHMLARLEVSKGSLSQRFVTRNKLHNGKTIEMNLEEGPFSQLHGVWHFKALGDTACKISLDLRFDYAGPIIKATLGPLFTQAANTMVDAFCQRAKQLYG; encoded by the coding sequence ATGACCACCCATATCCAGCGCTCCGCCCTGCTGCCATACCCCGCACAGGCGCTCTACAACCTGGTCAACGATGTGGTGCGCTACCCGGAATTCCTGCCCTGGTGTTCCGCCGCCAGCGTGATGGAGGAGAGCGAGAGCCATATGCTCGCCCGCCTCGAAGTCTCCAAGGGCAGTCTCAGCCAGCGCTTCGTGACGCGTAACAAGCTGCACAATGGCAAGACCATCGAGATGAACCTGGAGGAGGGCCCTTTCAGCCAGTTGCACGGTGTCTGGCATTTCAAGGCTCTGGGCGACACGGCCTGCAAGATCAGCCTGGACCTGCGGTTCGACTACGCCGGCCCGATCATTAAGGCCACCCTGGGGCCGTTGTTCACTCAAGCTGCCAACACCATGGTGGATGCCTTCTGTCAGCGGGCGAAGCAGCTTTATGGTTGA
- a CDS encoding lactate permease LctP family transporter, with product MQTWQQIYTPLGSLGLSALVALIPIIFFFLALAVFRMKGYIAGTITLALSLAVAIFAFQMPVDMAFAAAGYGFAYGLWPIAWIIVAAVFLYKLTVKSGQFEVIRSSVLSITDDQRLQVLLIGFSFGAFLEGAAGFGAPVAITAALLVGLGFNPLYAAGLCLIANTAPVAFGALGIPIIVAGQVTGIDAFKIGAMTGRQLPLLSIIVPFWLVAMMDGWRGIKETWPAALVAGASFAITQYFTSNFIGPELPDITSALVSLVSLTLFLKVWQPTRAEDREVVGVSGGAAVMGGFGGPRSTTPSPYSFGEILKAWSPFLVLTVLVTIWTLKPFKAMFAPGGALEQFVFLIAIPHLDQLVMKGAPIVAAATAIPAVYKFDPVSATGTAIFFSALISMGILGIHIKNGLTTLKETFVELKWPILSIGMVLAFAFVTNFSGMSTTLALVLAGTGAAFPFFSPFLGWLGVFLTGSDTSSNALFGSLQATTAHQIGVNDTLLVAANTSGGVTGKMISPQSIAVACAATGMVGKESDLFRFTLKHSLMFAAMVGLITLAQAYVFTGMLVH from the coding sequence ATGCAAACCTGGCAGCAGATCTATACCCCCCTCGGCAGCCTCGGGCTGTCGGCGCTCGTTGCACTGATTCCGATCATCTTCTTCTTCCTGGCCCTGGCGGTGTTCCGCATGAAGGGCTACATCGCCGGCACCATCACCCTGGCGCTGTCCCTGGCAGTGGCCATCTTCGCCTTCCAGATGCCGGTGGACATGGCCTTCGCCGCCGCAGGCTACGGCTTCGCCTACGGCCTCTGGCCGATTGCCTGGATCATCGTCGCGGCGGTGTTCCTCTACAAACTCACGGTCAAGAGCGGCCAGTTCGAGGTGATCCGCAGCTCGGTGCTGTCCATCACCGATGACCAGCGTCTGCAGGTTCTGCTGATCGGCTTCTCCTTCGGCGCCTTCCTCGAAGGCGCGGCCGGCTTCGGCGCCCCGGTGGCCATCACCGCCGCACTGCTCGTGGGCCTCGGCTTCAACCCGCTCTATGCGGCCGGGCTTTGCCTGATCGCCAACACCGCGCCGGTGGCCTTCGGCGCCCTGGGCATCCCGATCATCGTCGCGGGCCAGGTCACCGGCATCGACGCCTTCAAGATCGGCGCCATGACGGGTCGCCAGCTGCCGCTACTGTCGATCATCGTGCCCTTCTGGCTGGTCGCCATGATGGACGGCTGGCGCGGCATCAAGGAAACCTGGCCAGCAGCCCTGGTGGCCGGCGCCAGCTTCGCCATCACCCAGTACTTCACCTCCAACTTCATCGGCCCGGAGCTTCCCGACATCACCTCCGCCCTGGTGAGCCTGGTGTCCCTGACCCTGTTCCTCAAGGTGTGGCAGCCCACGCGCGCCGAAGACCGCGAGGTGGTTGGCGTGTCCGGCGGCGCAGCCGTAATGGGCGGCTTCGGCGGCCCGCGCAGCACCACCCCGTCGCCCTACAGCTTCGGCGAGATCCTCAAGGCCTGGTCGCCCTTCCTGGTACTGACCGTGCTGGTGACCATCTGGACCCTGAAACCCTTCAAGGCCATGTTCGCCCCGGGCGGCGCACTAGAGCAGTTCGTCTTCCTGATCGCCATTCCGCACCTGGACCAACTGGTGATGAAAGGCGCACCAATCGTGGCCGCCGCCACCGCCATTCCGGCCGTATACAAGTTCGACCCGGTATCCGCCACCGGCACCGCGATCTTCTTCTCGGCCCTGATCTCCATGGGCATCCTCGGGATCCACATCAAAAATGGTCTGACCACTCTCAAGGAAACCTTCGTCGAGCTGAAATGGCCGATCCTGTCCATCGGCATGGTGCTGGCCTTCGCCTTCGTCACCAACTTCTCCGGCATGTCCACCACCCTGGCGCTGGTACTGGCCGGCACCGGCGCGGCCTTCCCATTCTTCTCGCCGTTCCTCGGCTGGCTGGGCGTGTTCCTGACCGGCTCGGACACCTCGTCCAACGCGCTGTTCGGCTCCCTGCAGGCCACCACCGCGCACCAGATCGGCGTCAACGACACCCTGCTGGTAGCCGCCAACACCAGTGGCGGCGTGACCGGCAAGATGATCTCGCCGCAATCCATCGCCGTGGCCTGCGCCGCCACCGGCATGGTCGGCAAGGAATCCGACCTGTTCCGCTTCACCCTGAAGCACAGCCTGATGTTCGCCGCCATGGTCGGCCTGATCACCCTGGCACAGGCGTACGTGTTCACTGGCATGCTCGTTCACTGA
- a CDS encoding FCD domain-containing protein, with product MGFGQVRQRRLSDDIVSQLEAMILEGTLKAGERLPAERALAEQFGVSRPSLREAIQKLVARGLLVSRQGGGNYVTAELGATFSDPLLQLLESNPEAQRDLLEFRHTLEGSCAYYAAQRATPVDHERLTEAFETLQACYAPGSKATRADEGAADARFHLAIAEASHNAVLLHTIRGLFDLLKHNVVTNIGGMYLQRGETRGMLTAQHRALYEAIITGRAEEAREISHQHIQYVQEVLEESQLEAQRLARAQRRQGI from the coding sequence ATGGGATTCGGTCAGGTACGTCAGCGCCGTTTGTCGGACGATATCGTCAGCCAGCTCGAGGCGATGATCCTCGAAGGCACCTTGAAGGCGGGTGAGCGCCTGCCGGCTGAGCGCGCATTGGCCGAGCAGTTCGGCGTGTCGCGTCCTTCGCTGCGTGAAGCGATCCAGAAACTGGTGGCCAGGGGGTTGCTGGTCAGTCGTCAGGGTGGTGGCAACTATGTGACGGCCGAGCTGGGAGCGACCTTCAGCGATCCGTTGCTGCAGCTACTGGAAAGCAACCCGGAAGCCCAGCGCGACCTGCTGGAGTTTCGTCATACGCTGGAGGGTTCCTGTGCCTACTACGCGGCTCAACGGGCGACGCCGGTGGACCACGAGCGGCTGACCGAGGCCTTTGAGACGCTGCAGGCCTGTTATGCGCCGGGCAGCAAGGCGACCCGGGCGGATGAGGGGGCGGCGGATGCGCGCTTCCACCTGGCGATTGCCGAGGCCAGCCACAACGCTGTGCTGCTGCACACCATTCGCGGGCTGTTCGACCTGCTAAAGCACAATGTGGTGACCAACATCGGCGGGATGTACCTGCAGCGAGGCGAGACTCGCGGAATGTTGACCGCGCAGCACCGTGCGCTTTACGAGGCGATCATAACGGGGCGTGCCGAGGAGGCGCGGGAGATATCCCATCAGCACATCCAGTACGTGCAGGAAGTGCTGGAAGAGTCGCAGCTGGAAGCCCAGCGGCTGGCTCGCGCGCAGCGGCGGCAGGGTATCTGA
- the fur gene encoding ferric iron uptake transcriptional regulator encodes MVENNELRKAGLKVTLPRVKILQMLDSTEQRHMSAEDVYKALMEAGEDVGLATVYRVLTQFEAAGLVVRHNFDGGHAVFELADSGHHDHMVCVDSGEVIEFFDPEIEKRQKEIVKERGFELVDHNLVLYVRKKK; translated from the coding sequence ATGGTTGAAAACAACGAACTGCGTAAAGCCGGCCTGAAGGTGACCTTGCCTCGGGTCAAGATCCTCCAGATGCTCGATTCCACCGAGCAACGCCACATGAGCGCGGAGGACGTTTACAAGGCCCTGATGGAAGCCGGTGAAGATGTCGGCCTGGCCACTGTCTACCGGGTTCTGACCCAGTTCGAAGCGGCGGGCCTGGTGGTGCGCCACAACTTCGACGGCGGCCATGCTGTATTTGAGCTGGCCGACAGCGGTCACCACGACCATATGGTGTGCGTGGACAGTGGTGAAGTGATCGAGTTTTTCGATCCGGAAATCGAGAAGCGCCAGAAGGAGATCGTCAAGGAGCGTGGCTTCGAGTTGGTCGACCACAACCTGGTGCTTTACGTGCGCAAGAAGAAGTAA
- the smpB gene encoding SsrA-binding protein SmpB, with translation MAKQKKHPEGTIALNKKALHDYSIEQKFEAGLALAGWEVKSLRAGKAQLVDSYVLLKDGEAWLLGSHITPLKTASTHVIADPVRTRKLLLHKRELGKLFGAVQQKGYACVALSIYWKKHLIKCEIALAKGKKEFDKRATEKERDSDREIARAMRTKGKE, from the coding sequence ATGGCTAAGCAAAAGAAACATCCGGAAGGCACCATCGCCCTCAACAAGAAGGCGCTGCACGACTATTCCATCGAACAGAAATTCGAAGCCGGGCTGGCACTCGCCGGCTGGGAAGTGAAGAGTCTGCGCGCCGGAAAGGCACAGCTGGTGGACAGTTATGTGCTGCTCAAGGACGGCGAAGCCTGGCTGCTCGGCAGCCACATCACCCCACTGAAGACGGCCAGCACTCACGTGATTGCCGACCCGGTGCGCACCCGCAAGCTGCTGTTGCACAAGCGCGAGCTGGGCAAACTGTTCGGCGCGGTGCAGCAGAAGGGCTACGCCTGCGTGGCGCTGTCGATCTACTGGAAGAAGCACCTGATCAAGTGCGAGATCGCCCTGGCCAAGGGCAAGAAGGAATTCGACAAGCGCGCCACGGAGAAGGAGCGCGATTCCGACCGCGAAATTGCGCGGGCCATGCGCACCAAGGGCAAGGAATAA